One segment of Niveibacterium microcysteis DNA contains the following:
- a CDS encoding MFS transporter produces the protein MTHTAHPIRRGAVLAIIMASYLMIVIDISIVLTGLPKIQAALGFTPAGLSWIQNAYTLAFGGFLLLGARAGDILGRRRMFIAGLAIFTLASLAIGAAQSPAWMIAFRAVQGFGAAVLAPSTLALIATHFEEGHERSRALAWYAAAAGIGATLGLVLGGVLADLVSWRAGFFINLPIGAALIAGSLRHIRETPRHAGRFDLAGALSSTLGMGALVFGIVEAAEAGWASMLTQTSIAAGLALLASFLWIETRAQQPLLPLSLLTNRRRNGAYAARLLFLAGMSGFWFFTAQYLQGSLHFSPMQAGLAFMPVTLPQFLSSVSVPVLSRRFGARRLLLAGLSLCVLGLLWLGLTAQRMSYLGGVVGPMLLIGLGQGGVLAPLTMAGVAGVDSRHAGAASGLLNVAHQLGASLGLALLVVVYAGANVGGGAPVHDAAGMAQRTGLALLAAAGFLLTALLVSARYVCFDPARPSAPATSTTPASRSA, from the coding sequence ATGACGCACACGGCACACCCCATCCGTCGCGGCGCGGTGCTCGCCATCATCATGGCGAGCTACCTGATGATCGTGATCGACATCTCGATCGTGCTGACCGGTCTGCCGAAGATTCAGGCGGCGCTGGGTTTCACGCCGGCCGGCCTGTCCTGGATCCAGAATGCCTACACGCTCGCCTTCGGGGGCTTTCTGCTGCTTGGCGCACGCGCTGGCGATATCCTCGGACGGCGGCGCATGTTCATCGCGGGGCTCGCGATCTTCACGCTCGCCTCGCTGGCAATCGGCGCCGCGCAATCGCCGGCCTGGATGATCGCCTTCCGCGCGGTGCAAGGCTTCGGTGCCGCGGTGCTGGCGCCCTCCACACTGGCGCTGATCGCCACGCATTTCGAGGAAGGTCATGAGCGCTCCCGCGCACTGGCCTGGTACGCCGCCGCGGCCGGCATCGGCGCGACGCTGGGCTTGGTGCTAGGCGGCGTGCTGGCCGACCTGGTCTCCTGGCGCGCGGGCTTCTTCATCAACCTGCCGATCGGCGCCGCACTCATCGCCGGCAGCCTGCGTCACATCCGCGAGACGCCGCGCCACGCGGGGCGCTTCGATCTTGCCGGCGCGCTGAGCTCCACCCTGGGCATGGGTGCGCTGGTGTTCGGCATCGTCGAGGCGGCTGAGGCGGGCTGGGCTTCGATGCTGACGCAAACCAGCATCGCAGCGGGTCTTGCGTTGCTGGCGAGCTTTCTCTGGATCGAGACGCGGGCGCAGCAGCCGCTGCTGCCGCTGAGCCTGCTCACCAACCGGCGGCGCAACGGCGCCTATGCCGCGCGGCTGCTGTTCCTCGCCGGCATGTCGGGCTTCTGGTTCTTTACCGCGCAGTATCTGCAGGGCTCGCTGCACTTCAGCCCGATGCAGGCGGGGCTGGCCTTCATGCCAGTGACCTTGCCGCAGTTCCTGTCCTCGGTCTCCGTGCCGGTGCTGTCGCGCCGCTTCGGTGCGCGGCGCTTGCTGCTCGCGGGCCTGTCGCTGTGCGTGCTCGGCCTGCTGTGGCTGGGCCTTACTGCGCAGCGGATGTCCTATCTCGGCGGCGTGGTCGGGCCGATGCTGCTGATCGGGCTGGGGCAGGGCGGCGTGCTCGCACCGCTGACGATGGCCGGCGTCGCCGGTGTCGATAGTCGCCATGCGGGCGCTGCGTCCGGCCTGCTGAACGTGGCCCACCAGCTTGGTGCCTCGCTGGGGCTGGCTCTGCTGGTGGTCGTGTATGCGGGCGCGAACGTCGGCGGGGGGGCGCCGGTCCATGACGCAGCCGGCATGGCGCAGCGCACCGGGCTCGCGCTGCTGGCGGCGGCAGGCTTCCTGCTGACTGCCCTGCTGGTATCGGCCCGCTACGTCTGTTTCGACCCGGCGCGGCCCTCGGCGCCGGCGACTTCCACGACACCCGCCTCCCGGTCCGCCTGA
- a CDS encoding iron-containing alcohol dehydrogenase yields MDNFSFYNPTRIEFGKGKEQLAGQILAEHGIKKVLLTYGSERIKRDGLFATISKSLDKHGIAFVECGGIVSNPLLSKVREAITVAREHKVEAVLAVGGGSVLDSSKAIAAGTLYQGDVWDLFLRKAPVEAALPVFAVLTLAATGSEMNAGAVVTNEVTKEKFAIQSPHTFPKVSIVNPALMQTVSRDYLVYSAADIIAHSIEGYFTATVQPKIQSRLVESVINTVIETTDALLADPLDYNARAEFAWAATLALNGVTYAGTAGFGYPNHMIEHSLSALFNVPHGAGLSVVMPAWMKWYHGRNPSQFERFAKQVFGLATAEQGIAALEQWFDKIGTPTRLSQLGITAADLPAILDNLQGNAQWFGLAEIYTQDVLAEILKAAL; encoded by the coding sequence ATGGACAACTTCAGCTTCTACAACCCGACGCGCATTGAATTCGGCAAGGGCAAGGAACAGCTCGCCGGGCAGATCCTGGCCGAGCACGGCATCAAGAAGGTGCTGCTGACCTACGGCAGCGAGCGGATCAAGCGCGACGGCCTGTTCGCAACGATCAGCAAGAGTCTGGACAAGCACGGCATCGCTTTCGTCGAGTGCGGCGGCATCGTCAGCAACCCCTTGCTGTCGAAGGTGCGTGAAGCGATCACCGTGGCGCGCGAGCACAAGGTCGAGGCCGTTCTCGCGGTCGGCGGCGGCTCAGTGCTCGATAGTTCCAAGGCGATCGCGGCCGGCACGCTGTACCAGGGTGACGTGTGGGACCTGTTCCTGCGCAAGGCGCCGGTGGAAGCGGCGCTGCCGGTGTTCGCAGTGCTCACGTTGGCTGCGACGGGCAGCGAGATGAACGCGGGCGCCGTCGTCACCAATGAGGTGACGAAGGAAAAGTTCGCGATCCAGTCGCCGCACACCTTCCCGAAGGTGTCGATCGTTAACCCGGCGTTGATGCAGACCGTGTCGCGCGACTACCTCGTGTATTCCGCCGCCGACATCATCGCGCACTCGATCGAGGGCTATTTCACCGCCACGGTGCAGCCGAAGATCCAGTCGCGCCTGGTCGAATCGGTGATCAACACCGTGATCGAAACGACCGATGCGCTGCTCGCCGATCCGCTGGACTACAACGCCCGCGCCGAATTCGCCTGGGCCGCCACGCTGGCTCTGAACGGTGTCACCTATGCCGGCACCGCGGGCTTCGGCTACCCGAACCACATGATCGAGCACTCGCTGTCGGCGCTGTTCAACGTGCCGCACGGAGCCGGTCTGTCGGTCGTGATGCCGGCCTGGATGAAGTGGTACCACGGCCGCAACCCGTCGCAGTTCGAGCGTTTCGCCAAGCAGGTGTTTGGCCTCGCCACGGCGGAGCAGGGCATCGCCGCGCTGGAGCAGTGGTTCGACAAGATCGGCACGCCGACGCGCCTGTCGCAGTTGGGCATCACTGCAGCCGACCTGCCCGCGATTCTCGACAACCTGCAGGGCAATGCGCAGTGGTTCGGCCTGGCAGAGATCTACACGCAGGACGTGCTGGCCGAGATTCTCAAGGCTGCACTGTAA
- a CDS encoding LysR family transcriptional regulator, which translates to MSINELRSITTFVRTAELGSLSRAAEAQQISPQAASKALGQLEAYLGVRLFHRTTRSMSLTEEGQRFLEAARPSLIGLQQALYGARQTREEIAGPLRIVGPRSVLQPVISPVLEEYCRLYPEVQPDVQLDDRIGNWVEDRVDVGFRIGSSPQEGLIARRLFPLQLIICAAPTYLRKHGLPESHPALNGHRCSVFRHPGNGRLVPWHIKLGDAVQECPVPPSFCTNDEILELRTVLAGEVIGQLAAPTAAPHIRAGRLVPLLVDNVADAYSLFLYYGSRTAQPARVRRFIDLVVDRLTDSTEFVLSREELASAQTRWVAGSVR; encoded by the coding sequence ATGTCCATCAACGAACTGCGCTCGATTACGACTTTCGTGCGCACGGCCGAGCTGGGTAGCCTGAGCCGCGCAGCCGAGGCGCAGCAGATCTCGCCGCAAGCGGCGAGCAAGGCGCTGGGGCAGCTGGAGGCCTACCTGGGCGTGCGGCTGTTCCATCGCACCACGCGCAGCATGTCGCTGACCGAGGAAGGCCAGCGTTTCCTCGAAGCTGCGCGCCCCTCGCTGATCGGCCTGCAGCAAGCCTTGTACGGCGCACGCCAGACCCGCGAGGAGATCGCCGGGCCGCTGCGCATCGTCGGCCCGCGCTCGGTGCTGCAGCCGGTGATCAGCCCGGTGCTGGAAGAATATTGCCGGCTCTACCCGGAAGTGCAGCCCGACGTGCAGCTCGACGACCGCATCGGCAACTGGGTGGAAGACCGCGTCGATGTCGGCTTCCGCATCGGATCTTCGCCGCAGGAAGGGCTGATCGCGCGCCGCCTGTTCCCGCTGCAGCTGATCATCTGCGCCGCGCCGACCTACCTGCGCAAGCATGGTCTGCCGGAAAGCCATCCGGCGCTCAACGGTCACCGCTGCAGTGTGTTCCGCCATCCGGGCAACGGTCGTCTGGTGCCCTGGCACATAAAGCTCGGCGACGCAGTCCAGGAATGTCCGGTGCCGCCCTCCTTCTGCACCAACGACGAGATCCTCGAATTGCGCACCGTGCTCGCCGGAGAAGTCATCGGCCAGCTCGCCGCGCCCACCGCCGCGCCGCATATCCGCGCCGGACGCCTGGTGCCCCTGCTGGTGGACAACGTGGCCGACGCCTACAGCCTGTTCCTTTACTACGGCAGCCGCACCGCCCAACCCGCGCGCGTGCGCCGCTTCATCGACCTGGTCGTCGATCGCCTGACCGACAGCACGGAATTCGTGCTCAGCCGCGAGGAACTCGCCAGCGCACAGACGCGATGGGTTGCCGGAAGTGTGAGATGA
- a CDS encoding NAD(P)H-binding protein has translation MTRILVLGANGQLARNTVPVLLRHEQVALTLYLRRAARLANPDPARVRIVEGDVLDRAALEAAMQGQDVVYANLAGDMAAQARNIIAAMQAVGLKRLIFVSSMGIYGEVPGERYRGVLDPYRDSAALIEASDLDYTILRPGWFTRDTRVSYQITQKAEPFRGHDVSLASLSDLIVKLALTPGLEVRRSLGVSAA, from the coding sequence GTGACGCGGATTCTGGTTCTCGGCGCAAACGGCCAGCTCGCGCGCAACACGGTCCCGGTGCTGCTCCGGCACGAGCAGGTGGCGCTCACGCTCTACCTGCGCCGTGCCGCGCGGCTTGCCAACCCGGACCCGGCGCGGGTCCGCATCGTCGAAGGCGATGTGCTGGACCGCGCCGCGCTCGAAGCGGCAATGCAGGGGCAGGACGTGGTGTATGCCAACCTTGCTGGCGACATGGCCGCTCAGGCGCGCAACATCATCGCCGCGATGCAGGCCGTGGGTCTGAAACGGCTGATCTTCGTGAGTTCGATGGGCATTTACGGCGAAGTGCCGGGCGAGCGCTACCGCGGCGTGCTGGACCCCTACCGCGATTCCGCGGCGCTGATCGAAGCCTCGGATCTGGACTACACGATCCTGCGCCCGGGCTGGTTCACCCGCGACACGCGCGTCAGCTACCAGATCACGCAGAAGGCTGAGCCCTTCCGCGGCCACGACGTTTCGCTCGCGAGTCTTTCGGATCTGATCGTGAAGCTCGCGCTGACGCCGGGCCTGGAAGTGCGTCGTAGCCTTGGTGTGAGCGCGGCATGA